From Mercenaria mercenaria strain notata unplaced genomic scaffold, MADL_Memer_1 contig_4323, whole genome shotgun sequence, a single genomic window includes:
- the LOC123544722 gene encoding uncharacterized protein CXorf38 homolog → MAHQLYLEKEKYRQWVKAGLGLGYLKEGLVPFCDDVAKQQHKDILDNIKQTNNLPNVTCGQCTLRTLQPDHLKIANNKCPLGQTNCNCCYTSGKIACPNNVCGFIYDNIITNHASTQPAPYWKNTRTQQWTGDPWSIAKCFINAPGYDQKTSAADTDCTGLLHVIINNKYFHNHIQCNLAGANVFSKVRQYRNEIFHSSTMELEQADANTYIDDMIAVLQDGKELINRKDAQDAVKKLEELKNEDFIVTTENMERVLRDIREEMGNLRKLTEGLATKDACEDLKRKLSALEFPMSQQSEVYAS, encoded by the exons ATGGCACATCAACTTTACTTAGAGAAGGAAAAGTACAGACAATGGGTAAAGGCCGGACTCGGCTTGGGATACTTAAAAGAAGGACTAGTGCCATTTTGTGACGACGTCGCCAAACAACAACATAAAGACATCTTAGATAACATTAAACAGACGAACAATCTACCGAATGTGACATGTGGTCAATGCACTCTGAGAACTCTCCAACCGGACCATTTGAAAATAGCAAACAACAAATGTCCGTTAGGTCAAACTAATTGTAACTGCTGCTATACGAGTGGTAAAATTGCTTGTCCAAACAACGTATGTGGCTTCATCTATGACAACATTATAACTAACCATGCGTCCACACAACCGGCTCCTTATTGGAAAAACACCCGAACTCAGCAGTGGACTGGAGATCCCTGGAGTATAGCTAAATGTTTCATCAACGCCCCTGGATATGATCAGAAGACATCAGCAGCCGACACTGACTGTACAGGACTACTGCATGTGATTATAAACAACAAGTATTTTCATAATCACATTCAGTGTAATTTAGCTGGAGCTAATGTATTTTCAAAG GTGCGACAATACAGAAACGAGATATTCCACTCGAGCACCATGGAATTAGAACAGGCAGATGCAAATACTTACATAGATGATATGATTGCTGTGCTGCAAGATGGTAAGGAACTGATTAACCGAAAAGATGCTCAGGACGCCGTAAAAAAACTTGAAGAG CTAAAGAATGAAGATTTCATCGTAACCACTGAAAATATGGAGAGAGTTCTTAGAGATATCAGAGAAGAAATGGGCAATTTACGAAAATTAACAGAAGGTCTAGCTACTAAGGATGCCTGTGAGGATCTCAAAAGAAAATTGTCTGCACTTGAATTTCCCATGTCTCAACAATCCGAGGTATATGCTTCTTAA
- the LOC128553787 gene encoding uncharacterized protein LOC128553787 → MSALPLQQEGNMCDFKDVYIRPRMTIQSKCNKKPEEADVLSMSNIFTKDGKTIKSIYVLGEAGSGKSSFCKSLINYWCLAHSDEGKGIDDEFNGVKEMKKFNFLFYLPLRHYTGKMKIKEMLEGKYEHSALKKLLECESQNCLIVLDGLDEWASPTSPCPPERGAVKEYTVLTTSRPWKISTLEITDNEIRQKIILKGFNDETSINNMIEKTIPVLNKMFERDRVLSDCQMALENESMTSLKHTAIMLQQLICLWFDDKLHDGSSRCAMYTEMLDLFFVWHKKKHSDDPLFTEMMKKSEDLKNVELPDYLIDTEVCNSHSYIIHDVSRLAYETLFNNTKDTSLSFDSSTFKRLKISKEVKSCCLKLGILSEDKCMSFSASKSRRSVIAFVHKSFQEYLAAVYIAVRYKEHISPSADSGNPDLSDHCALLIRDFFSKCTTLDEILEQANVFIMLCGLEPRIAVSISKYIYDIVTRDTRVLQYRRTIYNRHEYLISNIQRCLLNCMDEVQACGTRIQSNLYLGDIRFNPYSSNDEHLCKSFEWQPFSPDSVISFSISQTETDIYRKRVFKYLQKCQRLEAIDIVKIKIDEEDIKYVCDVIKDNTLTLKALSIGNSKLIRRTIVRRLPDMSHLVALKIEYVTMPHDDFISLCTFLSASSHLEQISIL, encoded by the coding sequence ATGTCTGCACTTCCGCTTCAACAAGAGGGTAATATGTGTGACTTTAAAGATGTGTACATCAGACCGCGAATGACGATTCaatcaaaatgtaacaaaaaaccAGAGGAGGCTGATGTTCTATCAATGTCcaatatttttacaaaagacGGCAAAACAATCAAATCCATCTACGTCCTCGGAGAAGCGGGGTCCGGTAAAAGTAGTTTCTGTAAAAGTTTGATAAACTACTGGTGTTTGGCACATTCTGACGAAGGAAAAGGTATTGATGATGAGTTCAATGGGGTCAAGGAaatgaagaaatttaattttctaTTCTATCTTCCTCTCCGTCATTATACAGGTAAgatgaaaatcaaagaaatgttGGAGGGTAAGTACGAGCACTCTGCTCTAAAGAAGCTTCTTGAATGTGAATCTCAAAACTGTCTCATTGTCCTTGATGGTCTTGATGAATGGGCTTCTCCGACGTCACCGTGTCCTCCTGAACGCGGCGCAGTCAAGGAATATACCGTCCTAACTACATCCCGACCCTGGAAAATTTCAACGTTAGAAATAACCGATAATGAGATACGACAAAAGATTATCCTTAAAGGGTTTAATGATGAAACATCTATAAATAATATGATTGAAAAGACGATTCCagtattaaacaaaatgtttgagaGAGACAGAGTTTTAAGTGATTGTCAAATGGCTCTTGAAAACGAATCAATGACAAGTCTAAAACATACAGCTATTATGCTGCAGCAGTTAATTTGCCTGTGGTTTGACGACAAACTTCATGATGGATCCTCAAGATGTGCGATGTACACTGAAATGCTGGACCTGTTCTTTGTTTGGCACAAGAAGAAACACTCCGACGATCCTCTATTCACAGAAATGATGAAGAAATCAGAAGACCTGAAAAATGTAGAACTTCCTGACTACTTGATAGATACTGAAGTCTGTAATTCACACAGTTACATCATTCATGACGTATCACGGCTTGCTTATGAAACATTGTTCAATAACACGAAAGATACGTCTTTGTCATTTGACAGTTCTACCTTTAAAcgactgaaaatatcaaaagaagTAAAATCATGTTGTTTGAAACTGGGAATCTTGTCTGAAGATAAATGTATGAGTTTTTCTGCAAGTAAAAGTAGAAGGTCGGTTATTGCATTTGTTCACAAGTCATTTCAAGAATATTTGGCTGCTGTATATATTGCTGTCCGTTATAAAGAACACATCTCGCCGTCGGCTGATTCAGGAAACCCCGATTTGTCTGATCACTGTGCACTTCTTATCAGAGATTTTTTCAGTAAGTGCACGACTTTAGATGAAATATTAGAACAagcaaatgtatttattatgctATGCGGTCTAGAGCCAAGAATAGCTGTATcaatttcaaagtatatatacgaTATTGTCACAAGGGACACACGTGTCCTACAGTACAGACGAACAATCTATAATAGACATGAATATCTTATATCAAATATCCAGAGATGTCTTTTAAACTGTATGGATGAAGTGCAAGCATGTGGAACTCGTATACAGTCTAACCTTTATCTAGGTGACATAAGATTTAATCCATACTCCTCAAATGACGAGCATTTATGTAAAAGTTTTGAATGGCAACCTTTTTCTCCTGACAGTGTCATTTCATTTAGTATTTCACAAACTGAAACGGACATATATCGAAAGAGAGTATTTAAATATTTGCAGAAATGCCAGCGACTTGAAGCCATTGacattgttaaaataaaaattgatgaagaAGATATCAAGTATGTCTGTGATGTAATTAAAGATAATACTTTAACATTGAAAGCACTGTCTATAGGTAATTCGAAACTGATACGTAGAACAATAGTCCGTCGTCTGCCTGATATGAGTCATCTTGTTGCATTAAAGATAGAATATGTCACTATGCCGCATGATGACTTTATCTCACTGTGTACTTTTCTGTCAGCTAGCAGTCATCTTGAGCAGATATCAATTCTCTAA